In one Streptomyces marincola genomic region, the following are encoded:
- a CDS encoding NAD(P)-dependent alcohol dehydrogenase codes for MRTTVGWQLEESSSTLRRTPLERRDLRPDDLAVRVDHCGVCHSDLHAVTAGGRGLVPGHEFTGVVTATGSAVTRFAAGDRVAVGNIVDACGACEMCLAGQENFCRAFPTLTYGGTDRHDGTTTLGGFSREYVVRDRFAYPVPEGLDPAATAPLLCAGVTVWEPLHALGAGPASRVAVAGLGGLGHLAVKMAVALGAETSVISRSADKAGDARRLGAHGFVVSGDPEQMAGVRDRFDIVIDTISAPHDLGPYLRLVAMDGTLSHLGHLGPVTVETLDLLTGRKKLSSAGSGGRLATSAMLDFCARHGITADIEVLPSARVNEALDRLRRNDVRYRFVLDMSDLDSATG; via the coding sequence TGAGGACCACGGTTGGCTGGCAGCTGGAGGAGTCGTCGTCGACCCTGCGGCGTACCCCGCTGGAACGGCGGGACTTGCGCCCGGACGACCTCGCGGTCCGGGTGGACCACTGCGGTGTCTGCCACTCCGACCTGCACGCCGTCACTGCGGGAGGCCGGGGCCTGGTGCCGGGCCACGAGTTCACGGGCGTGGTGACCGCCACCGGCTCCGCGGTCACCCGTTTCGCCGCCGGCGACCGGGTCGCGGTGGGCAACATCGTCGACGCGTGCGGCGCGTGCGAAATGTGCCTGGCCGGGCAGGAGAACTTCTGCCGCGCCTTCCCGACCCTGACCTACGGCGGCACCGACCGGCACGACGGAACGACCACGCTGGGGGGCTTCTCACGCGAGTACGTCGTCCGCGACCGCTTCGCCTACCCCGTCCCCGAGGGACTCGACCCCGCCGCCACCGCTCCGCTGCTGTGCGCCGGCGTCACCGTCTGGGAGCCGCTGCACGCCCTCGGCGCGGGGCCCGCGTCCCGCGTGGCCGTGGCCGGACTCGGCGGCCTCGGCCATCTCGCGGTCAAGATGGCCGTGGCGCTCGGCGCCGAGACCTCCGTCATCAGCCGCTCGGCGGACAAGGCCGGCGACGCCCGCCGCCTCGGCGCCCACGGCTTCGTCGTCTCGGGCGACCCGGAGCAGATGGCCGGCGTGCGGGACCGGTTCGACATCGTCATCGACACCATCTCCGCTCCGCACGACCTCGGCCCCTACCTGCGCCTGGTCGCGATGGACGGGACGCTCAGCCACCTCGGGCACCTCGGGCCCGTGACCGTGGAGACCCTGGACCTGCTCACGGGGCGCAAGAAGCTCAGCTCCGCGGGCAGCGGCGGGCGGCTGGCGACCTCCGCCATGCTCGACTTCTGCGCCCGGCACGGCATCACCGCCGACATCGAGGTGCTCCCCTCGGCGCGGGTCAACGAGGCCCTCGACCGGCTCCGCCGCAACGACGTCCGCTACCGCTTCGTCCTCGACATGTCCGACCTCGACTCCGCGACGGGCTGA
- a CDS encoding VOC family protein: MSTKIFVNLPVKDLARSRDFFTALGYSFNPDFSDENAACLVISENILAMLLVEPFFKTFTEKRIVDAHAESEVILALSADSREQVDELVDRALAAGGSPTGETQDHGFMYGRAFLDPDGHHWELTWMDMAAAQEQG; the protein is encoded by the coding sequence ATGTCGACCAAGATCTTCGTCAACCTGCCCGTGAAGGACCTGGCCCGCTCCAGGGACTTCTTCACCGCCCTCGGGTACTCCTTCAACCCGGACTTCTCCGACGAGAACGCCGCCTGCCTGGTCATCAGCGAGAACATCCTGGCCATGCTGCTGGTCGAGCCGTTCTTCAAGACGTTCACGGAGAAGCGGATCGTCGACGCCCACGCGGAGAGCGAGGTGATCCTCGCGCTGAGCGCCGACAGCCGCGAGCAGGTGGACGAGCTGGTGGACCGGGCGCTGGCCGCCGGCGGCAGCCCGACCGGCGAGACGCAGGACCACGGCTTCATGTACGGCCGGGCGTTCCTCGACCCGGACGGCCACCACTGGGAGCTGACGTGGATGGACATGGCGGCGGCGCAGGAGCAGGGCTGA
- a CDS encoding PIN domain-containing protein has protein sequence MAAPGPCDAGRVPLLVVDGANVVGSVPDGWWRDRRGAASRLRDRLARRPGPAEVVLVVEGAARGVASVPGVRVEAAAGSGDDRIVALVAERAPGRPCVVVTADRGLRARVVAAGAEVRGPRALLDELDELDGVAGPEGPGGTGGRGG, from the coding sequence GTGGCGGCACCCGGCCCGTGCGATGCGGGCCGGGTGCCGCTGCTGGTCGTGGACGGCGCCAACGTGGTCGGTTCCGTGCCGGACGGCTGGTGGCGCGACCGGCGGGGCGCGGCGTCGCGCCTGCGGGACCGGCTGGCGCGCCGTCCCGGGCCGGCCGAGGTGGTGCTGGTGGTGGAGGGCGCGGCGCGCGGCGTCGCGTCCGTCCCCGGGGTGCGGGTGGAGGCCGCGGCGGGCAGCGGTGACGACCGGATCGTGGCGCTGGTGGCGGAGCGGGCGCCGGGCCGGCCGTGCGTGGTGGTGACGGCCGACCGCGGGCTGCGCGCGCGGGTGGTGGCCGCGGGCGCCGAGGTTCGGGGGCCGCGGGCCCTGCTCGACGAACTCGACGAACTCGACGGAGTCGCGGGGCCCGAAGGACCCGGTGGGACCGGTGGGCGCGGCGGGTGA